The genomic window tgctgcaggtgaccCTCCCCGCGCTTCCCCCGCCTAAATGCCAGGggcgaccagggcggccgaagatctggccgccacagtcgctgccgaagaaaatgctgccaCCCAAATTCTAGTGCcgtaaatggttgcactggccctgcaggtCCCACCCCAGCACAGAATGCGCTGAGGTCACTGGCTTGACCGGCACAAGCAGACCCATGTGCCAGCTGCAGCCTACACTACACGAGGAGCATCATGGACTCCATTTGTCACTCCTGCACCCATACGTAGGCAGAGGGGtagctgggctggtgcctggggctCTCGCTGGGTGTGCTGGGAGGGCAGTGAGTGAGTACCGGCCAGAGTCACGTGAgcggaggggcagctgggccagtgCCCGGGTGCTCTCGCTGAGTGTGCTGGGAGGGCAGCGGGTGAGTACCAGCCAAGGTCACTTGGGGCAGCTGAGCCAGAAGACTTCTGCTTTTCGCTAAGGTCTGGATTTTCATACTCCTCCTCTGcagccctctcccaccccaactCTGAAAAGCAATTGGGTTAGTGTCCCCCCAATCTCCTGCCTGAAGCAGTGGGATCAGCATGTGTGTCTGTCTGAATGAATGGGGGGATTGCTCGGTGCTTGGGACAGGCACTCTTTGGAACACTGTTAAAGCAGGTATTTCGGCCCAGATCTGAACGCTCACAGATTAAGAGCTGttcctgcccttcccctctgctgggaaACGGGGGTTTCTCACTGAAAGCTACCTGCTGGGCCAGAGCCTGGCACAGCACAGGAAGGAGCTTTGGGCATGGCCCACAGCATGCAGAGCTCTAGACTCATTCAGATCCTGCAGCTGCAAGTGCCATGGTGTGGGGCCGGCCTGCGAGGAAGCTGCTGTCTCCTGCACACTTGCAGCAGGCAGTTTGATTGTGTCTGAAAAGCAGAGGGAGGCCCAAGTGCTGGAGCAGGGGACAAGCTTTCAGATGCCCATGCCTGAGCCACTTAGTGCCCTGGAAATGAAACTGAAATGGTTGCTGTATTCCATGGAGAGCCCAGGCCCGCTCTGCTGCCAAGAACGGCACGGGCCCTACGGGAGGACAGCCTCCAGCTCAGCTTGGTCCTACCCAGCCTGCATTGCCCCAGCATAGACAAGAGCTGGCCACGGCCTCTCTCATGGCCCCGTGGCACTGCCCGGACCCAGAGGAGGCCTTTGCTGCCTGCCTTGCCCCAGTGGAGTCGGCACCCACCTCAAGGCACAGGACTGCAGACTCCAGACAGGAGGAGGATagcatggggctggggggggctaCCTTGTAGTGCTCAGCCTCATCCTCCGGGGGTTTGAGCAGCTCCTCCAGGGTTCGCACCTCCTCACTAGTGAGGTCAGCACAGTAGGGCTCCACTGAGGCCCAGAACCTGCAGGACAGAGCAAAGAAGGCACtcagagggaagggggcaggtggCCACCCCAAGCCAGGAACCGGGCTGCTGACTTGAGCTGTGGCTCCTCCTCTACTCAGGAGATGGATTCTGGGCCCTAGAACAGCTCAGTGCCAGACCAAACTTCTCTCATGCCATCCAAGCTCCAATTCAGCTTTGCAGCTGGTGGTTTTGACCCAGAGCATCAGGGAAATGAGTGTTTTCCTTGGGAACCCCTCAGTGTCCCTTTGCTCACTGCTCCAGCTGTCTCCACCCCACTCTCCCAGtgtcccttcccacacacaccccataccTGTTAGGGGCATCGTTTTTGGGGATCCGAGGCATGTCAACTGGGTCGTCTGAAAACTCATATTCTTGGATCTTGGGCTGGAGGTTCTTGGATTTAGGCCGCCCAGGGCCAGGCCCTGTGCCGTGACCACCCTTTCCCTCTAGTTTCTGCTTCTTGGACTTTCCATGTTTAACTGGGGTGCCCAGTTCATGCTCTTTGCCCAGCTTCAGGAACCGCCTGTCCCCCTTCTTGTCCTGCCAGTCTGTCAAAATCTGAAAGAGAATGGCCCTGTGTCACACCAGACAGGCAGCTGGCTGCATCCAGAACCGGAAGGGGAAGGGTCTAGTTCCACCCAGGACCCTTGCCCTTGGTGAGCCGTGTCTGCCCTCCCCTTTTCCCTAGCAACCATCATGCTGCCTTTCCCCTCAGGCCCTGTTCTCCCTGGCGGCTGGCATCCCTCTGCATCTCGCAGGGAGCACTGAGGCACAACCtccagagagggaaggaagggaaaaaaggctGGACAGACTCACAAGGCTGGTAGCAAGCAGGGCTGTGCTGCGGCATTTTCTGCCATGGGAGGGAAGAACCAGCAATGGGGAGATGGCACATTGAACAAAACAGGGGCTAGCCACTATATGGAGCAATTCCAGGCACAGAGAAAGCAAGCCAACAGGCCTCTTGGTCAGAGCCAACCCACAGAGCAACAAGCAGTGACCCAGCTGTAGTTGTTACCAAAAGGCAAACGTTCTTGGCCTTTTAGACCAGATGGGGCCATTATATCTtgcagtctgacctcctgcatagcacagggcCCTGGCCATTCACCATCGCCCTGCCACCCCAATAACTTGTGACGTTACTTGGGACTCTGGTATGGTGTTCACTCTGAAGAGTGATGACAAGTCATCAAATCCCACCATGTTAACCATTTCACTGCTGACTTGTTCGAAGCCCTGCAGGTTCTACCCccctgccactgggtcagcaccGCCACCAAGCAGCTTTTGGCATGGGCACCATGGACTGGCAGACCCCAAATGGGCTGTGTGTGAAGTGGGGGGAGCTTTGCAGATATGGGGTACCTCTTCCATTGGACATAGAAGGGACTTCCCTCCTGGGGCCGAAAGGGTCCCTGGCAAAGGGCCATGAAGCCAAGACCGATGGACTCCAGCTGCCCCTGAGCTGTGACCTAGGTGGCCTGGCCTCCCCATGCCCATCATCTGGGTACCCCAGGCTGCCCAAAGAATTAGGGAGCCCGACCTGTGTCTCTGCCTCCAGCACCCGCAGCCTGCGGCTGGCCGAGGACAGCAGTGtctccagctccagctgcagcgTGTCGAGCTCCTCAATGCCAATGCCATCATCCTCGGAGCGGGCCAGCACGGCGGTGTAGCGCGGGCAGACTTTCAGGTGATCCACCGACTTGAAGTCGTGGAACTGCAGCGGGCAATCCTTGAGCTCGCTCATTGCCTGGCCGCAGGCGCCAGGGTTTGGGGGCGCTGGGATATAGGGGGTGCGGGGATACAGGGGGCCGGTGGGATACAAGAGCACTGGGATATGGGGGCTGGGGTGCCGGGTTGGGGGGGTGTGCAGGACAGAGGGCTCACTGGGGTTTGGAGGTGCCAGAAAACAGCGATACCAGGCTGGACGGGGGGGGGCGCAGGATGTGGGGGCGCTGGGCTAGGTGGGGTGTGTGGGACACAgggggcactgggatttgggggtgcCAGGGCACAGGCTGGGGGGTGCAAGATGcaagggcactgggctgggggtcGGGACGCGGggggaagtggggtttggggggcgCTGCTCTGGGGGCAACAGGGAAGTGGGTTGGGCGCCGCGCTGGGGGGTCACAC from Chelonoidis abingdonii isolate Lonesome George unplaced genomic scaffold, CheloAbing_2.0 scaffold0864, whole genome shotgun sequence includes these protein-coding regions:
- the LOC116834739 gene encoding transcriptional adapter 3-like, with the protein product MSELKDCPLQFHDFKSVDHLKVCPRYTAVLARSEDDGIGIEELDTLQLELETLLSSASRRLRVLEAETQILTDWQDKKGDRRFLKLGKEHELGTPVKHGKSKKQKLEGKGGHGTGPGPGRPKSKNLQPKIQEYEFSDDPVDMPRIPKNDAPNRFWASVEPYCADLTSEEVRTLEELLKPPEDEAEHYKVAPPSPMLSSSCLESAVLCLEVGADSTGARQAAKASSGSGQCHGAMREAVASSCLCWGNAGWVGPS